In Pseudovibrio brasiliensis, the following are encoded in one genomic region:
- a CDS encoding LysR family transcriptional regulator — translation MDIRQLQYLVTLAQERHFTRAAAACNVTQPTLSGRIRQLEIELGVPIIERGKKFHGLTPEGERILVWAKKVLADCNSLRNEVAGKSTEVFGKVNIGVIPSADVATASLILDLKKSHPHAHATIQLMSHDEIHKALEDYQIDAGITYTQFSDAKKHSSFTLYEEDYRLFMPAGHRLQNAEAVEWETAVNAGGMVALSPNLQNRMMVDSTLRFLGVELDPEIEAETIPSLGGFIRAGYCAILPEFSALSLGAGIVSVPLIKPVVSHSIGMVMTKRELEPAIITSLAECAAQYKKPVLPAAAE, via the coding sequence AACGTGACGCAGCCAACGCTGTCTGGCCGAATTCGCCAGTTGGAGATTGAGCTGGGTGTGCCGATCATTGAGCGCGGCAAGAAGTTTCATGGTCTGACGCCAGAAGGGGAGCGGATTCTCGTTTGGGCGAAAAAGGTGCTTGCGGATTGCAACAGCCTGCGGAATGAGGTTGCTGGCAAGAGCACTGAGGTGTTCGGTAAGGTCAATATTGGTGTCATTCCATCCGCTGATGTGGCAACTGCTTCCCTCATTCTGGACCTGAAGAAAAGCCATCCGCATGCACATGCTACGATCCAGCTGATGAGCCATGATGAGATCCATAAGGCTCTTGAGGATTATCAGATTGATGCGGGCATCACCTATACTCAGTTCAGTGATGCAAAGAAGCACAGCAGCTTTACGCTCTATGAAGAAGACTACCGTCTGTTCATGCCCGCTGGGCACCGCTTGCAAAATGCTGAGGCTGTGGAGTGGGAAACGGCTGTGAATGCTGGCGGTATGGTTGCGCTTTCGCCTAACCTGCAGAACCGTATGATGGTGGACAGCACGCTCAGATTCCTCGGTGTCGAGCTTGATCCTGAGATTGAGGCAGAGACAATTCCGTCGCTAGGCGGTTTTATCCGCGCAGGGTATTGCGCGATCTTGCCAGAGTTTTCAGCTCTGTCGCTGGGAGCAGGGATTGTGTCTGTTCCTCTGATCAAGCCAGTTGTTTCTCACAGTATCGGTATGGTGATGACAAAGCGCGAGCTTGAGCCTGCGATTATTACCTCACTGGCAGAGTGTGCAGCTCAATATAAGAAGCCGGTTCTTCCTGCTGCTGCTGAGTAG